The following coding sequences are from one Streptomyces sp. NBC_00536 window:
- a CDS encoding STAS domain-containing protein gives MTLSVKERRNKTGTVLVVTGEINSETSGSLLQSLLPLVREGRPLRIDLTAVTYVSSAGLRTLLVVYREAQHAGVAVTLHGVSEEVRFVMSATGFLDFFETGEAAAAARKPAVR, from the coding sequence ATGACACTCAGTGTGAAGGAACGCCGGAACAAGACGGGCACCGTGCTCGTCGTCACCGGCGAGATCAACAGCGAGACCTCCGGGTCCCTGCTCCAGTCGCTGCTGCCGCTGGTCCGCGAGGGCCGACCGCTGCGCATCGACCTCACCGCCGTCACCTACGTCTCCAGCGCGGGCCTGCGGACCCTGCTCGTCGTCTACCGCGAGGCCCAGCACGCCGGCGTCGCCGTCACCCTGCACGGGGTGAGCGAGGAAGTCCGGTTCGTCATGTCGGCCACCGGCTTCCTCGACTTCTTCGAGACCGGCGAGGCCGCCGCGGCCGCCAGAAAACCGGCCGTGCGATGA
- a CDS encoding nuclear transport factor 2 family protein, with product MDARQILTKYYEYANAGDWDRWCDLFADDQVMDEQLAGHIEGLDTLRSMMKGMGDLYRVFRNEPVHFVIDGDGEKAAAVSHLTAVSASGEGIEAEVMNFFRIADGKIAYMANFHDTVPFQAPGTR from the coding sequence ATGGACGCACGGCAGATCCTGACGAAGTACTACGAGTACGCCAACGCCGGTGACTGGGACCGCTGGTGCGACCTCTTCGCCGACGACCAGGTGATGGACGAGCAGCTCGCCGGACACATCGAGGGCCTGGACACCCTGCGCTCGATGATGAAGGGCATGGGGGACCTGTACCGGGTCTTCCGCAACGAGCCCGTGCACTTCGTCATCGACGGTGACGGGGAGAAGGCCGCGGCCGTGTCCCACCTGACCGCCGTGAGCGCCTCGGGCGAGGGCATCGAGGCCGAGGTCATGAACTTCTTCCGGATCGCGGACGGAAAGATCGCCTACATGGCGAACTTCCACGACACGGTCCCCTTCCAGGCGCCGGGTACCCGGTGA
- a CDS encoding AGE family epimerase/isomerase, producing the protein MADAVSFSFSDTIAGYVGRFDSTTRALRLKTADGREFEVSLAGDPSAELVRNLDEPYVDASGHIDEMLSPGRFLYVYGVHYPEHGGRFEAKRLVFLGRGAEDYRFEEPSWWVKQIESLASFYRRAQFGDGPVDFTQYRTEVRLGGDKTASHVQETDTISRLVYGMASAYLLTGKDEYLEVAERGTEYLRKHMRVVDSEEDVVFWYHGISVDGDSERKLFTSEFSDDYDAIPMYEQIYALAGPVQTYRVTGDVRIKNDADATIRLFDKFFHDAELGGYYSHIDPILFSADHESLGENRERKNWNSVGDHAPAYLINLYLATGEQKYADFLEYTFDTIADRFPDYKNSPFVQERFHRDWSHDTTHSWQQNRAVVGHNLKIAWNLMRMNSLKAKPAYEELARRIGEIMPEAGSDLQRGGWYDVVERLKSGDAQTYRFAWHDRKAWWQQEQAILAYLILHGTLGDEDFLREGRQAEAFYNTFFLDHDEGAVYFNVLASGTPYLLGTERLKGSHSMSMYHSAELCYLSAVYNNLLINGQEMDFHFQPDPAGLPDRVLRVSPDLLPAGSVQVASVEIDEKPWTDFDADGLTVRLPDVQGRVKVKVRLRPVNK; encoded by the coding sequence ATGGCGGATGCCGTGAGCTTCTCCTTCTCCGACACCATCGCGGGCTACGTCGGCCGCTTCGACTCCACCACCCGCGCCCTGCGCCTGAAGACCGCCGACGGACGCGAGTTCGAGGTCTCGCTCGCCGGGGACCCCAGCGCCGAGCTGGTCCGCAACCTGGACGAGCCCTACGTCGACGCCTCCGGGCACATCGACGAGATGCTCTCGCCGGGCCGCTTCCTCTACGTCTACGGGGTGCACTACCCGGAGCACGGGGGCCGGTTCGAGGCCAAGCGGCTGGTGTTCCTGGGCCGCGGGGCCGAGGACTACCGCTTCGAGGAGCCGAGCTGGTGGGTCAAGCAGATCGAGTCGCTGGCCTCCTTCTACCGGCGCGCCCAGTTCGGCGACGGCCCGGTCGACTTCACGCAGTACCGCACCGAGGTCCGCCTCGGCGGCGACAAGACCGCCAGTCACGTCCAGGAGACGGACACCATCTCCCGGCTGGTCTACGGCATGGCCTCGGCCTACCTGCTGACCGGCAAGGACGAGTACCTGGAGGTCGCCGAGCGCGGCACCGAGTACCTGCGCAAGCACATGCGGGTCGTGGACAGCGAGGAGGACGTGGTCTTCTGGTACCACGGCATCAGCGTCGACGGGGACAGCGAGCGCAAGCTCTTCACCTCTGAGTTCTCCGACGACTACGACGCGATCCCGATGTACGAGCAGATCTACGCGCTGGCCGGGCCGGTCCAGACGTACCGGGTGACCGGCGACGTACGGATCAAGAACGACGCGGACGCCACCATCCGGCTGTTCGACAAGTTCTTCCACGACGCCGAACTCGGCGGCTACTACTCGCACATCGACCCGATCCTCTTCAGCGCCGACCACGAGTCGCTGGGCGAGAACCGCGAGCGCAAGAACTGGAACTCGGTCGGGGACCACGCGCCCGCCTACCTGATCAACCTGTACCTGGCGACCGGCGAGCAGAAGTACGCCGACTTCCTGGAGTACACCTTCGACACCATCGCGGACCGCTTCCCGGACTACAAGAACAGCCCGTTCGTCCAGGAACGCTTCCACCGCGACTGGTCCCACGACACCACGCACAGCTGGCAGCAGAACCGCGCGGTCGTCGGCCACAACCTCAAGATCGCCTGGAACCTGATGCGGATGAACTCCCTGAAGGCGAAGCCCGCCTACGAGGAGCTGGCCCGCCGGATCGGCGAGATCATGCCGGAGGCCGGCAGCGACCTCCAGCGCGGCGGCTGGTACGACGTCGTGGAGCGCCTGAAGAGCGGCGACGCCCAGACGTATCGTTTCGCCTGGCACGACCGCAAGGCGTGGTGGCAGCAGGAACAGGCGATCCTCGCCTACCTCATCCTGCACGGCACCCTCGGCGACGAGGACTTCCTGCGCGAGGGACGCCAGGCCGAAGCCTTCTACAACACCTTCTTCCTCGACCACGACGAGGGAGCGGTCTACTTCAACGTGCTGGCCAGCGGCACGCCGTACCTGCTCGGCACCGAGCGGCTCAAGGGCAGCCACTCGATGTCCATGTACCACTCGGCGGAGCTGTGCTACCTCTCCGCCGTCTACAACAACCTGCTGATCAACGGCCAGGAGATGGACTTCCACTTCCAGCCCGACCCGGCGGGCCTGCCCGACCGCGTGCTGCGCGTCTCGCCCGACCTGCTCCCCGCCGGCTCGGTCCAGGTCGCGTCCGTCGAGATCGACGAGAAGCCGTGGACGGACTTCGACGCGGACGGCCTCACCGTGCGGCTGCCCGACGTCCAGGGGCGGGTGAAGGTCAAGGTCCGGCTGCGGCCGGTGAACAAGTAG
- a CDS encoding STAS domain-containing protein, whose translation MPLSVSLSIEGDTTVIELAGELDANTAPDFHQTIEKAAGHGTSTVEIRMAGVGYMASAGLRSLVFAQQKVAAHVTIKVVGAIEPVSRTIRTAGLDRSIVLSDE comes from the coding sequence ATGCCGCTTTCCGTGTCCCTGAGCATCGAGGGCGACACCACCGTGATCGAGCTGGCGGGCGAACTGGACGCCAACACCGCGCCCGACTTCCACCAGACCATCGAAAAGGCCGCCGGGCACGGCACCAGCACCGTCGAGATCCGCATGGCCGGTGTCGGCTACATGGCCAGCGCCGGGCTGCGCTCGCTGGTCTTCGCGCAGCAGAAGGTCGCCGCCCACGTCACCATCAAGGTCGTCGGCGCGATCGAGCCGGTCTCCCGGACCATCCGGACGGCCGGGCTGGACCGCAGCATCGTCCTCTCCGATGAGTGA
- a CDS encoding VOC family protein has product MGSMVWSHVGLNCTDQKTTEEFYTRYFGFARARVVDLGDARIVFLRKGDAYLELFAAGAEPARPAHDDGPQAPGRMRHLAFQTDSVDAFLASLGDAAEVTLGPLDFDDFICGWRTVWVRDPDGVIVEVSQGFEDDRSHDKDGA; this is encoded by the coding sequence ATGGGGTCGATGGTCTGGTCGCACGTGGGTCTCAACTGCACGGACCAGAAGACCACCGAGGAGTTCTACACCCGGTACTTCGGCTTCGCCCGGGCCCGGGTCGTCGACCTCGGGGACGCCCGCATCGTGTTCCTGCGCAAGGGGGACGCGTACCTGGAGCTCTTCGCGGCCGGCGCCGAGCCGGCCCGGCCGGCGCACGACGACGGGCCGCAGGCGCCCGGCCGGATGCGCCACCTGGCCTTCCAGACCGACAGCGTGGACGCGTTCCTGGCATCGCTCGGTGACGCGGCAGAAGTGACCCTGGGACCGCTGGACTTCGACGACTTCATCTGCGGCTGGCGGACCGTGTGGGTCCGCGATCCCGACGGGGTCATCGTCGAGGTCAGCCAGGGATTCGAGGACGACCGCTCTCACGACAAGGACGGTGCATGA
- a CDS encoding ATP-binding protein yields the protein MGASPQHGARLSDPATTELHVPAVLGSLTAIAHFVRAVAVAAGLDRGAAYRLRLAVDELATNIVTHGYRGGEGRITVLGRAGAGRARIVLEDAAPEFDPVAGCLPPATDLPPERRRIGGLGIHLALTSVDEFGYVRREGRNISTLTVLAGPRPQR from the coding sequence ATGGGCGCTAGCCCGCAGCACGGGGCCCGCCTGAGCGACCCGGCCACGACCGAGCTGCACGTCCCGGCCGTCCTCGGCTCGCTCACCGCCATCGCCCACTTCGTGCGGGCGGTGGCGGTGGCCGCCGGACTCGACCGGGGGGCCGCCTACCGGCTCCGGCTCGCGGTGGACGAACTGGCGACGAACATCGTGACGCACGGCTACCGGGGCGGCGAGGGACGGATCACCGTCCTGGGCCGCGCCGGGGCCGGGCGGGCGAGGATCGTCCTGGAGGACGCCGCCCCGGAGTTCGACCCGGTGGCCGGCTGCCTGCCGCCCGCCACCGACCTGCCGCCCGAACGGCGGCGGATCGGGGGCCTCGGCATCCACCTCGCGCTCACCAGCGTGGACGAGTTCGGCTACGTACGCAGGGAAGGCCGCAACATCAGCACGCTGACCGTCCTCGCGGGCCCGCGGCCGCAGCGATGA
- a CDS encoding DJ-1/PfpI family protein: MSDAVLREGALSGTRIAVLVESDFYEPEIFYYGRRFAEEGAEVDFLTRLWGNDSITFTGHEYRAPFTADQSLEGLSDEQLRRYSALIVPSGMVADRLRYTEDVDQLAPATELLRRAFEEPTVLKGIICHGMWLAASIPGKVRGRKVVCHNNLIGDVRNMGAQYVDEDVVVDGDLVTGRTGAHHHLFARRIIELLAAGRGRGAG; the protein is encoded by the coding sequence GTGTCTGACGCCGTACTGCGCGAGGGAGCGCTGTCCGGGACCCGGATCGCGGTCCTGGTCGAGAGCGACTTCTACGAGCCGGAGATCTTCTACTACGGCCGCCGCTTCGCCGAGGAGGGCGCCGAGGTCGATTTCCTGACCCGGCTGTGGGGCAACGACTCCATCACCTTCACCGGCCACGAGTACCGGGCGCCGTTCACCGCCGACCAGAGCCTCGAAGGGCTCAGCGACGAGCAGCTGCGCCGCTACTCGGCCCTGATCGTGCCCTCGGGCATGGTCGCCGACCGGCTGCGCTACACCGAGGACGTCGACCAACTGGCGCCTGCCACCGAGCTGTTGCGCCGGGCCTTCGAGGAACCGACGGTCCTCAAGGGGATCATCTGCCACGGCATGTGGCTGGCCGCCTCGATCCCCGGCAAGGTGCGCGGCCGCAAGGTGGTGTGCCACAACAACCTGATCGGCGACGTGCGCAACATGGGCGCGCAGTACGTCGACGAGGACGTGGTGGTCGACGGCGACCTGGTCACCGGCCGCACCGGCGCCCACCACCACCTCTTCGCCCGCCGGATCATCGAACTGCTCGCCGCCGGGCGGGGCCGGGGGGCCGGCTGA
- a CDS encoding GMC family oxidoreductase yields MSAAGTGTEAEYDYVIVGAGTAGSVLAGRLSEDPDVTVLVLEAGGPRIPPEVDDPSSWYKLLGGPVDWGYTSVPQPGLDGRRTYEPRGKAPGGSSNLYIMMHIRGHASDFDNWAYQGAAGWSYEDVLPYFALLEAQEDPTAATTGTTGPQRVTHAGRHDPNPVSRAFIDAAVEIGHEEIADFNTDGPRRGLFGAGWHHIDVADGRRQGVLAAYLEPALDRSNLTLRTGAQTTRLLFDGDTCTGVEYVQNAPAADFPGRDVRDAHATTGAPGTYTVRARREVIVAAGAIESPKLLLLSGIGHPDQLRPHGIAVTAALPGVGENFHNHVLTGLMAEVTQELPAPAQNLSESALFLSSRPGLPAPDLQIAFVHVPFDVIVGQDHPHTVSILPGVVRPASRGWIRLASPDPLAHPLINPNYLGDRWDLERMVQGVRVAREIFATSAFSPWYKQELQPGPGAVTDEDLRRFVKRKAESYHHQAGSCRMGVDDLSVVDPELRVHGVRGLRVVDASVMPAVPSGNCHTAIAMIAERAADFLKGASRV; encoded by the coding sequence GTGAGCGCCGCCGGCACCGGAACCGAAGCCGAGTACGACTACGTCATCGTCGGCGCGGGCACCGCGGGCAGCGTCCTGGCGGGCCGCCTTTCCGAGGACCCGGACGTCACCGTCCTCGTCCTGGAGGCGGGCGGCCCCCGGATCCCGCCCGAGGTCGACGACCCGTCCTCCTGGTACAAGCTGCTGGGCGGACCGGTCGACTGGGGCTACACCAGCGTCCCGCAGCCCGGCCTGGACGGCCGCCGCACCTACGAACCGCGCGGCAAGGCCCCCGGCGGCAGCAGCAACCTCTACATCATGATGCACATCCGGGGCCACGCCTCGGACTTCGACAACTGGGCCTACCAGGGCGCCGCGGGCTGGTCGTACGAGGACGTCCTGCCCTACTTCGCGCTGCTGGAGGCCCAGGAGGACCCGACCGCCGCCACCACCGGCACGACGGGCCCGCAGCGCGTCACGCACGCCGGGCGGCACGACCCCAACCCGGTCTCCCGCGCCTTCATCGACGCGGCCGTGGAGATCGGCCACGAGGAGATCGCCGACTTCAACACCGACGGGCCCCGGCGCGGTCTCTTCGGCGCCGGCTGGCACCACATCGACGTCGCCGACGGCCGTCGCCAGGGCGTGCTCGCCGCCTACCTGGAACCCGCCCTGGACCGCTCCAACCTCACCCTGCGCACGGGGGCCCAGACCACCCGGCTGCTCTTCGACGGGGACACCTGCACCGGCGTCGAGTACGTCCAGAACGCCCCCGCGGCGGACTTCCCGGGCCGCGACGTGCGGGACGCGCACGCCACCACCGGTGCGCCGGGCACGTACACGGTCCGGGCCCGGCGCGAGGTGATCGTGGCGGCCGGGGCGATCGAGTCCCCGAAGCTGCTGCTGCTCTCCGGGATCGGGCATCCGGACCAGCTGCGCCCGCACGGCATCGCGGTGACCGCCGCGCTGCCCGGGGTGGGCGAGAACTTCCACAACCACGTCCTGACGGGCCTGATGGCCGAGGTCACCCAGGAACTGCCCGCGCCCGCGCAGAACCTCTCCGAAAGCGCGCTCTTCCTGTCCTCCCGGCCGGGGCTGCCCGCGCCGGACCTGCAGATCGCCTTCGTCCACGTCCCGTTCGACGTGATCGTCGGCCAGGACCACCCGCACACCGTGTCCATCCTGCCCGGGGTGGTCCGTCCCGCCTCCCGCGGCTGGATCCGGCTGGCGAGCCCCGACCCGCTGGCCCACCCGCTGATCAACCCGAACTACCTGGGCGACCGCTGGGACCTGGAGCGGATGGTGCAGGGCGTGCGCGTGGCCCGGGAGATCTTCGCGACCTCCGCCTTCTCGCCCTGGTACAAGCAGGAACTCCAGCCGGGCCCGGGCGCCGTCACCGACGAGGACCTGCGCCGCTTCGTGAAGCGGAAGGCGGAGAGCTACCACCACCAGGCCGGCTCCTGCCGGATGGGCGTCGACGACCTCTCCGTGGTCGACCCCGAGCTGCGGGTGCACGGCGTACGGGGCCTGCGCGTCGTCGACGCGAGCGTGATGCCCGCCGTGCCCTCGGGCAACTGCCACACCGCCATCGCGATGATCGCCGAGCGCGCGGCGGACTTCCTGAAGGGGGCCTCCCGTGTCTGA
- a CDS encoding PP2C family protein-serine/threonine phosphatase translates to MPSTTVIVLDANPPPPRELLAALEAMDAAVVARTLSELLTGPVDVLPVADVLLAPAEVPGDSVRTVVRRLRRWAGAPIVVVWTVDGFAALEEHVRIGHDYLVPPFLPALVQARLHTCSERAELGRTLREADARAELMSYEKELEIGREIQAGFLPESLPVPDGWEIDVRFRPARQVAGDFYDVFEISHRRRLAVVVADVCDKGVGSALFMALIRSLLRHTAENSGLQNLVAAGRTGSSRRIPVVGATPLLNAVTATNGYLTRNHLRQGYFATLFFGVLDPLTGSLVYINGGHNPPLLLSADGSGPRPLDVTGPAVGVLPDCVYTLGYAQLDPGDTLFIFTDGVPEARCPDGTFLGDERMLDLLARTPLRGRDLLDRMDTAVREHTGAAEQHDDVTMLALHRPPAARGPHVGGDGPGGGHPGPAARPGPATHPGPAARAVA, encoded by the coding sequence ATGCCCTCCACAACCGTGATCGTCCTCGACGCGAACCCGCCCCCGCCCAGGGAACTGCTCGCCGCCCTGGAGGCGATGGACGCCGCCGTGGTCGCCCGTACGCTCTCGGAGCTGCTCACCGGCCCGGTGGACGTGCTGCCCGTCGCCGACGTGCTGCTCGCCCCCGCCGAGGTGCCGGGCGACTCCGTGCGCACGGTCGTGCGCAGGCTGCGCCGCTGGGCCGGAGCCCCGATCGTGGTCGTCTGGACCGTGGACGGATTCGCCGCCCTGGAGGAACACGTACGCATCGGCCACGACTACCTCGTACCCCCCTTCCTGCCCGCCCTGGTGCAGGCCCGGCTGCACACCTGCTCGGAGCGCGCCGAACTCGGCCGCACCCTGCGCGAAGCCGACGCCCGCGCCGAACTCATGAGCTACGAGAAGGAACTGGAGATCGGCCGCGAGATCCAGGCCGGATTCCTGCCCGAGTCCCTGCCCGTGCCCGACGGCTGGGAGATCGACGTCCGCTTCCGGCCCGCCCGCCAGGTCGCCGGGGACTTCTACGACGTCTTCGAGATCTCCCATCGCCGCCGCCTCGCCGTGGTCGTCGCCGACGTCTGCGACAAGGGCGTCGGCTCGGCCCTCTTCATGGCCCTGATCCGCTCGCTGCTGCGGCACACCGCCGAGAACAGCGGGCTGCAGAACCTGGTGGCCGCCGGACGCACCGGAAGCAGCAGACGCATCCCGGTCGTCGGCGCCACCCCGCTGCTCAACGCGGTCACCGCGACCAACGGCTACCTCACCCGCAACCACCTGCGGCAGGGCTACTTCGCCACCCTCTTCTTCGGCGTCCTCGACCCGCTCACCGGCAGCCTCGTCTACATCAACGGCGGCCACAACCCGCCCCTGCTGCTCAGCGCCGACGGCTCCGGCCCCAGACCGCTGGACGTCACCGGCCCGGCCGTCGGGGTGCTGCCCGACTGCGTCTACACCCTCGGATACGCCCAGCTCGACCCCGGGGACACCCTCTTCATCTTCACCGACGGGGTGCCCGAGGCCCGGTGCCCGGACGGCACCTTCCTCGGCGACGAGCGGATGCTCGACCTGCTCGCCCGGACACCGCTGCGCGGCCGGGACCTGCTCGACCGGATGGACACCGCGGTACGGGAACACACCGGGGCCGCGGAACAGCACGACGACGTCACCATGCTGGCCCTGCACCGGCCACCTGCGGCGCGGGGGCCGCACGTGGGCGGCGACGGGCCCGGCGGCGGGCATCCCGGACCGGCCGCGCGTCCCGGACCGGCGACGCATCCCGGACCGGCCGCGCGGGCGGTGGCCTGA
- the glgX gene encoding glycogen debranching protein GlgX — translation MSESRSEQVLRVDAYPTHEVSGYGVRAGKPFPFGANVVPGGVNFSVFSDQATSMSLVLFKRGAPEPMAELDFPQEFRTGSVFSMTVFGLDHENIEYGYRADGPFDPVTGHRFDARQILSDPYARLISGRDVWGVEPDRDRAYQYRSRVCLQDFDWGDDTPLQIPATDLVVYETHVRGFTRHPSSGVTAPGTFAGLREKIPYLKELGVNCIELLPVFEFDESDNPRSNPETGEKLFDYWGYNTVSFFAPKAGYAATGRYGMQGDEFRTLIKDLHAAGIEVILDVVFNHTAEGNEFGPTISFKGLDNATYYMLTPEGYYFNFSGTGNTVNCNHPVVRNYVLDCLRHWVADYHIDGFRFDLAAILGRDLDGTPLPNPPLLELLAYDPVLRHTKLIAEAWDAGGLYEVGNFPAYGRWAEWNGKYRDTVRSFLKGDPGVTGELATRIAGSPDLYAGRGTAASVNFLTAHDGFTLADLVSYNEKHNEANGEYNNDGGNDNASWNCGAEGPTDDPEVNALRLRQMKNALAILFTSQGIPMLLAGDEVGRTQQGNNNTYCQDNELSWFDWNQVDDNAELLRFARQLIAFRKHHRELRSTAHPTGQVRDHVGLPDISWHGERAWQPDWSPDSRLLAVARCGPADDDVVYVAMNAHWEPHDLELPALPGHRSWHLFADTGATAPHDIRSPGGEAELENSGKYLIGPRSVVILVGRAPDPETS, via the coding sequence ATGAGCGAGAGCCGCTCCGAACAGGTGCTGCGCGTCGACGCCTACCCGACTCACGAGGTGAGCGGGTACGGCGTCCGCGCCGGCAAACCGTTCCCCTTCGGGGCCAACGTGGTCCCCGGCGGGGTCAACTTCTCCGTCTTCTCCGACCAGGCCACCTCCATGTCCCTGGTCCTCTTCAAGCGCGGAGCGCCCGAGCCGATGGCCGAGCTGGACTTCCCCCAGGAATTCCGCACCGGCAGCGTCTTCTCCATGACCGTCTTCGGCCTCGACCACGAGAACATCGAATACGGCTACCGGGCCGACGGACCCTTCGACCCGGTCACCGGCCACCGCTTCGACGCCCGCCAGATCCTCTCCGACCCCTACGCCCGGCTGATCAGCGGCCGCGACGTGTGGGGCGTGGAGCCGGACCGGGACCGGGCCTACCAGTACCGCTCGCGGGTCTGCCTCCAGGACTTCGACTGGGGCGACGACACACCGCTGCAGATCCCCGCCACCGACCTCGTCGTCTACGAGACCCACGTGCGCGGATTCACCCGGCACCCCTCCTCGGGCGTGACGGCCCCCGGCACCTTCGCGGGCCTGCGCGAGAAGATCCCGTACCTCAAGGAACTCGGCGTCAACTGCATAGAGCTGCTGCCCGTGTTCGAGTTCGACGAGAGCGACAACCCGCGCTCCAACCCGGAGACCGGCGAGAAGCTCTTCGACTACTGGGGCTACAACACCGTCTCGTTCTTCGCACCGAAGGCCGGATACGCGGCCACCGGACGCTACGGGATGCAGGGCGACGAGTTCCGCACCCTCATCAAGGACCTGCACGCGGCGGGCATCGAGGTCATCCTCGACGTCGTCTTCAACCACACCGCCGAGGGCAACGAGTTCGGCCCGACCATCTCCTTCAAGGGCCTCGACAACGCCACGTACTACATGCTCACGCCGGAGGGGTACTACTTCAACTTCAGCGGCACGGGCAACACGGTCAACTGCAACCACCCGGTCGTGCGCAACTACGTGCTCGACTGCCTGCGCCACTGGGTCGCCGACTACCACATCGACGGCTTCCGCTTCGACCTCGCGGCCATCCTCGGCCGGGACCTGGACGGCACCCCGCTGCCCAACCCGCCGCTGCTGGAACTGCTCGCCTACGACCCCGTCCTGCGCCACACCAAGCTCATCGCCGAGGCCTGGGACGCGGGCGGCCTCTACGAGGTCGGCAACTTCCCGGCCTACGGCCGCTGGGCGGAGTGGAACGGCAAGTACCGCGACACCGTCCGCAGCTTCCTCAAGGGCGACCCCGGAGTCACCGGGGAACTCGCCACCCGCATCGCCGGCTCGCCCGACCTGTACGCCGGGCGCGGCACCGCGGCCTCCGTCAACTTCCTGACGGCGCACGACGGTTTCACCCTGGCCGACCTGGTCTCGTACAACGAGAAGCACAACGAGGCCAACGGCGAGTACAACAACGACGGCGGGAACGACAACGCCAGCTGGAACTGCGGCGCCGAGGGGCCGACCGACGACCCCGAAGTCAACGCGCTCCGGCTGCGCCAGATGAAGAACGCCCTCGCCATCCTCTTCACCAGCCAGGGCATCCCCATGCTGCTGGCCGGCGATGAGGTCGGCCGCACCCAGCAGGGCAACAACAACACCTACTGCCAGGACAACGAACTCTCCTGGTTCGACTGGAACCAGGTCGACGACAACGCCGAACTGCTCCGCTTCGCGCGGCAGTTGATCGCCTTCCGCAAACACCACCGCGAACTGCGCTCCACCGCCCACCCCACCGGCCAGGTCCGCGACCACGTCGGCCTCCCGGACATCAGCTGGCACGGCGAGCGGGCCTGGCAGCCCGACTGGTCGCCCGACAGCCGCCTGCTGGCGGTCGCCCGGTGCGGACCCGCCGACGACGACGTCGTGTACGTCGCCATGAACGCGCACTGGGAACCGCACGACCTGGAACTGCCCGCCCTCCCGGGGCACCGCAGCTGGCACCTCTTCGCCGACACCGGCGCCACCGCCCCGCACGACATCCGCTCCCCGGGCGGCGAGGCCGAACTGGAGAACTCCGGCAAGTACCTGATCGGTCCGCGCTCGGTCGTCATCCTCGTCGGCCGCGCACCGGATCCCGAGACGTCCTGA
- a CDS encoding nuclear transport factor 2 family protein, translating to MPVERLTEEAIREFTDKWYVALDQHLPLEQVLAFITADLEFKVPEDTFLGHQGFGRWYAAVTGRFFDEVHTVTKVEPVIEGDRAVVRVLVNWQAKIWDPPGARSQWLGFDADQTWTVVASAAGPLIKTYTVNELAPMPGSGSL from the coding sequence ATGCCCGTCGAGCGGCTGACCGAGGAAGCGATCCGCGAGTTCACCGACAAGTGGTACGTGGCGCTGGACCAGCACCTTCCGCTGGAGCAGGTGCTCGCCTTCATCACCGCGGACCTGGAGTTCAAGGTCCCCGAGGACACCTTCCTCGGCCACCAGGGCTTCGGCCGCTGGTACGCGGCCGTCACCGGCCGCTTCTTCGACGAGGTGCACACCGTCACCAAGGTGGAGCCCGTCATCGAGGGCGACCGGGCGGTGGTGCGCGTCCTCGTCAACTGGCAGGCGAAGATCTGGGACCCGCCGGGCGCCCGCAGCCAGTGGCTCGGCTTCGACGCCGACCAGACCTGGACGGTCGTGGCCTCTGCGGCCGGCCCGCTGATCAAGACGTACACCGTCAACGAGCTGGCCCCGATGCCCGGTTCGGGCTCGCTCTGA
- a CDS encoding nuclear transport factor 2 family protein, with protein sequence MTEVTRERVESAYRALGSGDRARILEYYAEDLRWLVPGNHPLAGWYESLDAFLELMGQTHKLTGGTFRMDIEAVLVGEDCSADLCRNVALREGADPASGSPYERMDYPVFHFMRWRDGRIVEGRDGLFGDSASAFSQFWAPFAPDGTRRDR encoded by the coding sequence ATGACCGAAGTGACACGGGAGCGGGTCGAGTCGGCCTACCGGGCGCTCGGCTCCGGAGACCGCGCGCGGATCCTGGAGTACTACGCCGAGGACCTGCGCTGGCTGGTGCCGGGCAACCACCCGCTGGCCGGGTGGTACGAGAGCCTGGACGCCTTCCTGGAGCTGATGGGCCAGACCCACAAGCTCACCGGCGGCACCTTCCGCATGGACATCGAGGCCGTGCTCGTCGGCGAGGACTGCAGCGCCGACCTGTGCCGCAACGTCGCCCTGCGCGAGGGAGCGGATCCCGCGAGCGGGTCGCCGTACGAGCGGATGGACTACCCGGTCTTCCACTTCATGCGCTGGCGGGACGGCCGGATCGTCGAGGGCCGCGACGGCCTCTTCGGCGACTCGGCGAGCGCCTTCAGCCAGTTCTGGGCGCCCTTCGCGCCGGACGGAACCCGCAGGGACCGATAG